The following coding sequences lie in one Thermodesulforhabdaceae bacterium genomic window:
- a CDS encoding HIT family protein, producing MESCIFCQIVKGTIPSAKLYEDDFVLSFLDINPINPGHALVIPKKHYPTILDVDDEDLKKTAAVTKLVARALKEALSCDGINILQNNFEAAGQLIHHFHIHVIPRFEGDGLKVWAGKPYKEGAMKEVQEKVLAVIKK from the coding sequence ATGGAATCCTGCATCTTCTGCCAAATTGTAAAGGGAACAATTCCATCAGCGAAACTCTATGAAGACGATTTCGTTTTGAGTTTTTTAGACATCAACCCTATCAATCCCGGTCATGCCTTAGTTATTCCTAAGAAACATTACCCGACAATACTGGATGTAGATGATGAGGATTTAAAGAAGACAGCAGCGGTTACTAAACTTGTAGCCAGAGCTTTAAAAGAGGCTCTATCCTGTGACGGCATCAATATCCTTCAAAACAATTTCGAAGCCGCTGGCCAGTTGATCCATCACTTCCACATTCATGTGATTCCGCGATTTGAAGGAGATGGGCTAAAGGTATGGGCAGGAAAACCTTACAAGGAAGGTGCAATGAAAGAGGTGCAGGAGAAGGTTCTTGCCGTGATAAAGAAGTAG
- a CDS encoding AMP-binding protein, with the protein MGKIPENYLPPRDLWPDFTTPEAFKNMPEKLNICQEFIDRHVAEGRANNHAVYFMDKMITYGALQKMVNRFANALRKMGVEPQDRVGLRVVNSPPAIVAIYGIFKIGAIPVPTSPLWSKEEVAFVVNNAEMKAFIVNDPLIGEVEKAIPSFEKPTTIIVVGGNPADVEAKGFKSYEKMIENESDSCDPEMVHKDDIGVILYTSGTTGPPKGCVHFVREIYIESHIVGDYVWKLTPSDVLGGSAPVSFAAGFGTFGLIPFAKGSAISLLPKFTPQDMLELFEKHGITVATGLPTAYRALMKFPDFKKYDLSKVRMFTSGGDALGVETFNAWLELTGKPIWEGLGGTEMLHLVTSNTMGEKPVPGSIGRPLPGFEIKLITPEGNEAKPGEVGSFCVKGPTGTVYWKPYADDNRLLKSQQKGVKDGFNLLGDAVYADENGYLFFVAREDDMIKSSGYRISPAEIEEVIAKFEPIADVGVVGVPDPEKGQITKACIVLKEGYEPSDEMKEKILNFCREHIAIYKLPRIIEFMDSLPRTPTGKLLRRKLK; encoded by the coding sequence ATGGGAAAGATTCCAGAAAATTACCTTCCGCCAAGAGACCTTTGGCCTGACTTTACAACACCGGAAGCCTTTAAAAACATGCCTGAAAAGCTGAATATCTGCCAGGAATTTATCGATCGTCATGTTGCAGAGGGGCGAGCCAATAATCATGCGGTCTATTTCATGGACAAGATGATTACTTACGGGGCTCTTCAGAAAATGGTCAATCGCTTTGCCAATGCTTTAAGAAAGATGGGTGTTGAGCCTCAGGATCGAGTAGGACTTCGCGTGGTTAACTCTCCTCCAGCCATTGTTGCAATTTATGGAATTTTCAAAATAGGGGCCATTCCCGTCCCCACATCTCCTCTGTGGTCAAAAGAAGAGGTTGCATTCGTTGTCAACAACGCTGAAATGAAGGCTTTTATTGTAAATGATCCTCTAATAGGAGAAGTTGAAAAGGCTATACCTTCCTTTGAAAAACCCACAACTATTATAGTGGTGGGAGGTAATCCAGCCGATGTCGAAGCAAAAGGTTTTAAGTCCTACGAGAAAATGATTGAAAATGAATCGGATTCATGCGACCCAGAAATGGTCCACAAAGACGACATCGGTGTTATTCTTTACACATCGGGCACAACGGGACCTCCAAAGGGTTGTGTCCATTTTGTGCGGGAAATTTACATAGAATCCCACATTGTTGGAGATTACGTATGGAAACTTACCCCATCTGACGTCCTGGGTGGATCTGCACCAGTTTCGTTTGCTGCAGGTTTTGGAACCTTCGGGCTTATTCCATTTGCTAAAGGCTCAGCAATTAGCCTCCTTCCCAAATTTACACCGCAAGACATGCTAGAACTTTTTGAAAAACACGGCATCACGGTGGCAACGGGTCTTCCCACAGCTTACAGAGCTCTGATGAAATTCCCGGACTTCAAGAAATACGATCTCAGCAAGGTAAGAATGTTCACATCCGGCGGTGATGCTCTAGGAGTAGAAACCTTCAACGCATGGCTCGAACTTACAGGAAAGCCAATCTGGGAAGGTCTGGGTGGCACTGAGATGCTTCATCTCGTAACATCTAATACCATGGGGGAAAAACCAGTTCCAGGGTCTATTGGAAGGCCACTTCCCGGCTTTGAAATTAAGTTGATAACTCCAGAAGGAAATGAGGCAAAGCCTGGCGAAGTTGGTAGCTTCTGTGTAAAGGGACCCACCGGAACGGTTTACTGGAAACCCTATGCTGATGATAACCGCCTCCTTAAATCTCAGCAAAAAGGAGTAAAAGACGGTTTCAACCTCCTTGGCGATGCAGTATATGCCGACGAAAATGGTTATCTGTTCTTTGTTGCTCGCGAAGACGATATGATTAAGAGCTCTGGCTATCGAATCAGCCCTGCTGAAATCGAGGAAGTTATAGCCAAGTTTGAACCTATTGCCGATGTTGGTGTGGTTGGCGTGCCCGATCCAGAAAAAGGTCAAATTACAAAAGCTTGCATCGTTCTCAAAGAAGGTTATGAACCATCTGATGAGATGAAAGAAAAAATACTGAACTTCTGCCGTGAACATATAGCAATTTACAAACTCCCACGTATCATTGAGTTCATGGATTCTCTCCCAAGAACACCAACCGGTAAACTCCTGAGGAGAAAGCTTAAATAA
- a CDS encoding MBL fold metallo-hydrolase has product MFCRLTVVCENTVVRPGFIGEHGFAALLETDKSTILFDTGQGFSLIHNLLRFLKDVTKVEKVVLSHGHYDHTGGLLAFLGVRGPCPVVAHPDVLKERFRLMSPAPGMEEKPVSIGMPWHEAYLVSRGARFQWVTEWSEITPGVYITGVVPRKTEFETGDPKFLVRTENGFGPDPFLDDYSMIIDTPKGLIVVLGCAHAGTINILNYIADNLGKRHIHALVGGTHLDFSSSDQLEKTIDALRSFDIETIAVSHCTGQKAAVVMAKEFGQKFQFAPVGFQIIV; this is encoded by the coding sequence ATGTTTTGCCGATTAACAGTGGTTTGCGAAAATACCGTAGTGCGCCCAGGCTTTATTGGAGAACACGGTTTTGCAGCGCTTCTTGAAACAGACAAGAGCACTATACTTTTTGACACAGGACAGGGTTTTTCTCTCATTCACAACCTTCTTCGATTTCTAAAGGATGTCACAAAAGTAGAAAAAGTAGTTCTAAGCCACGGTCATTATGACCACACGGGAGGACTGCTTGCCTTTTTGGGTGTTCGAGGTCCATGTCCCGTGGTTGCTCATCCGGATGTCTTAAAAGAACGATTCAGACTTATGAGCCCTGCTCCAGGGATGGAAGAAAAACCTGTTTCTATAGGTATGCCATGGCATGAAGCTTATCTTGTAAGCCGTGGAGCTCGTTTTCAATGGGTAACAGAATGGAGCGAGATTACACCTGGAGTATATATTACGGGCGTTGTGCCGAGAAAAACCGAATTTGAAACAGGAGATCCTAAATTTCTCGTAAGAACTGAAAACGGCTTCGGTCCCGATCCTTTCCTTGATGACTACTCCATGATAATAGACACACCCAAAGGACTTATCGTGGTGCTGGGGTGTGCTCACGCCGGCACTATCAACATCCTGAATTACATCGCTGATAATCTCGGTAAACGTCATATCCACGCTCTCGTCGGAGGAACTCATCTCGACTTCTCATCGTCTGATCAGCTAGAAAAAACGATCGATGCGCTTCGTAGCTTCGACATCGAAACAATAGCAGTGAGCCACTGCACGGGACAAAAAGCGGCAGTTGTTATGGCCAAAGAATTCGGGCAGAAATTTCAGTTTGCACCAGTAGGATTTCAGATCATAGTATAG
- a CDS encoding CBS domain-containing protein — protein sequence MLVKDWMSKDVVWIRPEATIQDALKMMKHYGIRHLPVKEGDGTFVGWITDSDVRSVLIASMIEQLTVADVMIREPYVASPDDHLEDVAFVMITKKIGGLPVLEGDRIVGVITVIDVLKAFMEMMGGFDSTGRIDVVCRSDDDYDLARVIEIIQESGAAILSVCTFWGDTGSDSSSGNLYSLHIKGKNFSQVVETLKAQGVTVLFSHQPHPVKPAVKYSCSPSSRTVRDVIE from the coding sequence ATGCTCGTTAAAGACTGGATGTCAAAAGATGTTGTGTGGATTCGTCCGGAAGCAACCATCCAGGATGCGCTCAAAATGATGAAGCACTACGGCATCAGACATCTGCCGGTTAAGGAAGGCGACGGCACCTTTGTGGGATGGATTACAGACTCTGATGTTAGAAGCGTGCTGATAGCGTCCATGATCGAGCAGCTCACGGTAGCGGATGTAATGATTCGGGAGCCTTATGTTGCGTCGCCTGATGATCACCTGGAAGATGTAGCATTTGTGATGATTACGAAGAAGATCGGGGGCTTGCCTGTTCTGGAAGGCGACCGAATTGTGGGTGTCATTACTGTAATTGACGTATTAAAAGCCTTTATGGAGATGATGGGAGGCTTTGATAGCACTGGCCGTATTGACGTGGTTTGTAGATCAGACGACGACTATGATTTAGCCAGAGTTATTGAAATTATCCAAGAATCTGGCGCGGCGATCCTAAGCGTATGCACCTTTTGGGGTGATACTGGATCTGATTCATCGTCTGGTAATCTCTATTCTTTGCACATCAAAGGGAAAAACTTTTCACAGGTTGTGGAAACACTCAAGGCACAGGGAGTTACAGTGCTCTTTTCACATCAGCCTCATCCTGTGAAACCTGCCGTTAAATATTCTTGTTCTCCCTCCTCTCGGACAGTTCGGGATGTAATTGAATAA
- a CDS encoding flavodoxin family protein — protein sequence MIQLLAIYGSPRPRGNSDTMMDFFIKGALEAGAVVEPIYVRKLSFKGCVACGHCDEKGVCAQKDHMESIYPLLSGSDIVAVASPNYFYHLPGQLKSFIDRAQALFMAQKLGVFTPGINKRKGFFLGVGATKGKKLFDCSILTMRYFFEAIGVSYGGELCFREIDEKGAILSHPGYLDACFRAGKEIVEGLKVI from the coding sequence ATGATTCAACTTTTGGCAATCTATGGTTCGCCCAGACCCAGGGGAAATTCCGATACTATGATGGACTTTTTCATAAAAGGAGCTCTTGAAGCAGGAGCGGTCGTTGAACCTATTTACGTCAGAAAGCTTTCTTTTAAGGGATGTGTTGCCTGTGGGCACTGTGATGAAAAAGGCGTTTGCGCTCAGAAGGATCATATGGAATCAATATATCCGCTTCTCTCAGGAAGCGATATTGTAGCCGTAGCGAGCCCAAATTACTTTTACCACCTTCCAGGGCAGCTTAAATCCTTTATCGATAGAGCTCAGGCACTATTTATGGCTCAGAAACTCGGCGTTTTTACTCCTGGTATTAACAAAAGAAAAGGATTCTTTTTAGGAGTGGGAGCTACAAAAGGAAAAAAGCTCTTTGACTGCAGCATACTGACCATGCGATATTTTTTTGAAGCTATCGGGGTATCTTACGGAGGCGAACTTTGCTTCAGAGAAATTGATGAAAAAGGAGCAATTCTTTCCCACCCGGGCTATCTTGATGCCTGCTTCCGGGCGGGAAAAGAAATTGTGGAAGGACTTAAAGTAATTTGA